GGATGTATGATTACAATTTTAAAAGACCACACCAATCTCTTAATAATAAAACTCCGATGGAATTTTTACAACATATTTAAGCTAATTTTCTATTTTTGATTGGCTCATAAAACAGGGGAGCTTACAAATGGAAGTGTCTGTCATTTTTTTCTAAGCATTGCCCTTAACGTTTTGCGGGCTTGTGCAGTAGCGGATTCAAAGCGACTACTTGTCCCGAGTGATAAAGTTAAATAAATGCACCACTGTTCACAAGGCTTGCAGAAAAAAGATGCGGGGCGTCAGCCCCACATTAATCATTGCAAGCCTTACTTGCACAAAACCCGCTATTGCACAAGCCTGCTGTTATGCCTTGTTTTTATCCGGTCTGCCTTATCCAGTCTCTGATGTTCATTCCAATCCGTTCAATGTCGGCTCTTGAAACAATGCCACCATGCATTATTATATTTCTCGATCGTTCTAGTGTCCCAAGTACCGATTTCGACCATTCCATATCCGTCAATAGGTCTTCAAACAATTCCCAATTTGTGACAATAATTGATGAGAGGTCTCCAAAATCACAATACATAATTTGTTCTCCGCCTCTACTACCATGCCATCTAAACTTGAGATCATCTTCTTGCCTAGTTTTAACTTTTTTCTGTATTCTATCGGGTACTTTCTCCCACCACTTTTCTTGATACTTTTCCGCTAGTGCTGCCTTTACTAAATTTCGAACTGAATTCTCAAATGCGTGAAGAGCAATATATACAACAGACATTTTTCTGGCTTCTTGAATATTATCTTTGTCAAGCATTTCGAATGAGAGTGCCTTCATTAAGGCATACTCTTCTTCCTTTCCAAAATTGGATAGTTTTCGTCTACCAACTTTGTCGAGGCTTTCTTCAGTCAGTACACCTCTAAAAATAAAATTATATAAGTCGTCCATTATCCAAGATGATCTCTAAGACTTTTGAAAATTGCATCATAAATTGCTTGATCTCTCGTCTCGGGTAGTACAATATTAATATGGTACTGTAATCCTTGTAATTTTATTTTTTTATGAATGCCAGAACTTTGTTCCTCTGCCTTGTCTTTCAATTCGGAGTTTTGTTGTTCCTGTTCCTCTTCCTTCTCCTTTTCAACTTTCTTTCTCACTTCAGGTTTGCTAGATTCAAAATCTGCTAATTCACATAGGCCCGAAAAACTTTTAGCAATTAATTTTACTAGGTTGTCCTTCTTTGAGCCAGCATATAAAGTTCTTAGTTTATTATATGCTTCATCAGAAGTCATTTTGTTCGCATCTTTTTTTATTGCAAACAAATCTGAAAACATTTCTCGAATGCCTTCAGCTAATACCCTTGGTGCGGCAGCTTTGTCTAAATATTCGTAATATCTTTTTGTAGGAACATTGTTACTGTCTAGAAAGCCAAGCTCTCTAAGTATCCCAACTAGAGCTCTGTCATTCGTACTTTTGAACTCAAGATTCTCCAAAAATTTTACTGAAAATCTTTCAGGAGGTTCTGCGCCTTGAATGGCGTCAAAGTATGCTGCAAATGAGCCATACTTTACTGTGTAACTATCTGGTAAAGCCATTTAATTTATATTTAATTGTTAGTTTTTAATTCTTTTAAAAATAAGGCATAACTCGTTTATACCCCAGACATTACCCTGCAAATCCACCCCAATTGGGGTGGATTTGCAGGGTAATGATATTCTGTTATTTTCTAAATATACCCCAATTTCTATTCCCCAAAAATATTTTTTGCGTTTTTATTTTTCATCTAGTATATTAAACGTATGCAACAACAAAAAAAATTAACACGTATTTTAAGCCTAGATGGTGGCGGCATTCGGGGTATATTGCCCGGGCAAATTTTGGTAAGCTTAGAGAAAAAATTGCAACAAAAAACAAATAATAGCAATGCACGCCTAGCGCATTATTTCGATTTTATTGCAGGCACAAGTACCGGTGGTATTTTAACGTGTGCGTATTTGTGCCCCAACGAGGAGGATGCTACTATGCCCAAGTTTACTGCACAAGAGGCGGTTAATTTATATTTGCTAAAAGGAGGAAATATTTTTCAAACCAATGTATTTCAAAAAATAAAATCGGTCTCCGGTTTGTCGGACGAAAAGTATTCTGCCAAAGACCTGGAAGAAAGCCTGCACACTTACTTTGGCAGCAAGCGCTTGAGTCAGCTGTTAAAACCTTGTATTATTACCTCCTACAATA
The sequence above is drawn from the Bacteroidota bacterium genome and encodes:
- a CDS encoding DUF5343 domain-containing protein produces the protein MALPDSYTVKYGSFAAYFDAIQGAEPPERFSVKFLENLEFKSTNDRALVGILRELGFLDSNNVPTKRYYEYLDKAAAPRVLAEGIREMFSDLFAIKKDANKMTSDEAYNKLRTLYAGSKKDNLVKLIAKSFSGLCELADFESSKPEVRKKVEKEKEEEQEQQNSELKDKAEEQSSGIHKKIKLQGLQYHINIVLPETRDQAIYDAIFKSLRDHLG